The proteins below are encoded in one region of Triticum aestivum cultivar Chinese Spring chromosome 1B, IWGSC CS RefSeq v2.1, whole genome shotgun sequence:
- the LOC123088094 gene encoding probable serine/threonine-protein kinase PBL12, with protein sequence MASPKTWRSMFCCVGGAGAGAAADADDEGPSPSSTPRRRRGDRRALLPSSSASTASRVSLSSLGSTGTLTPEDLSLTLSGSNLHAFTYAELRAATAGFSRSRYLGCGGFGPVYKGQLAAELRPGLEAQTVAVKYLDLDSSSQGHNEWLAEVFFLGQLRHKNLVKLVGYCYEEEHRMLAYEFMGTGSLEKHLFRSIDGPMPWMTRMKIAVGAAKGLAFLHGADTPVIFRDLKASNILLDSDYTAKLSDFGLAKDGPNGDATHVTTRIMGTHGYAAPEYIMTGHLTAKSDVYSFGVVLLELLSGRRSIDRARRFREQSLVDYARPYLKKQDKLHRVMDPALECQYSCQGAELAARVAYKCLSQNSKLRPTMKEVVQALEPILKMDDYLQVGPFVFTVVVENTEKNVGSKGKLIGDEWKADMKVEKIVEDKQQSHQDRHRQKFPNSTIHADILLQRDGAIGPYTTALQRHRRASSYTEERGA encoded by the exons ATGGCTTCACCAAAGACGTGGAGGTCTATGTTCTGCTGCGTCGGAGGAGCAGGGGCGGGGGCTGCCGCCGATGCCGACGACGAAGGGCCGTCGCCGTCTTCCACGCCGAGGAGGAGAAGAGGGGACAGAAGGGCGCTGCTGCCGTCGTCGTCCGCGTCGACGGCGTCCAGGGTCTCCCTGTCCAGCCTGGGGTCGACGGGCACGCTGACGCCGGAGGACCTCTCGCTGACGCTGTCGGGTTCCAACCTGCACGCCTTCACCTACGCCGAGCTCAGGGCGGCCACCGCCGGCTTCTCCCGCTCCAGGTACCTCGGCTGCGGCGGCTTCGGGCCCGTGTATAAGGGCCAGCTCGCCGCCGAGCTCCGGCCGGGCCTGGAGGCGCAGACGGTCGCCGTCAAGTACCTTGACCTCGACTCCAGCTCGCAGGGCCATAACGAGTGGCTG GCGGAGGTGTTCTTCCTTGGGCAACTGAGGCACAAGAACCTGGTGAAGCTCGTCGGGTACTGCTACGAGGAGGAGCACCGCATGCTGGCGTACGAGTTCATGGGGACCGGCAGCCTGGAGAAGCACCTGTTCAGAAGCATCGACGGCCCCATGCCGTGGATGACGAGGATGAAGATCGCCGTCGGCGCCGCCAAGGGCCTCGCCTTCCTCCACGGCGCCGACACGCCGGTCATCTTCCGCGACCTCAAGGCGTCCAACATCTTGCTCGACTCG GACTATACCGCCAAGCTGTCAGACTTCGGCCTCGCCAAGGACGGGCCCAACGGCGACGCCACTCATGTCACGACACGTATCATGGGGACACATGGATATGCCGCACCAGAGTACATCATGACGGGGCACCTGACCGCCAAGAGCGACGTCTATAGCTTCGGCGTGGTGCTCCTCGAGCTATTATCGGGTCGGCGGTCCATTGACCGTGCTCGACGTTTCAGGGAGCAAAGCTTGGTCGACTATGCCAGGCCATACCTCAAGAAGCAGGACAAGCTGCACCGGGTCATGGATCCGGCTTTGGAATGCCAGTACTCGTGCCAGGGGGCCGAACTGGCCGCACGAGTGGCGTACAaatgcttgagccaaaactcaaaGTTGAGGCCCACCATGAAAGAGGTCGTTCAGGCCCTAGAGCCCATACTCAAGATGGACGACTACCTACAAGTGGGTCCATTCGTGTTCACAGTCGTAGTGGAAAATACCGAGAAAAACGTTGGGAGCAAAGGAAAGCTTATTGGTGACGAGTGGAAGGCTGACATGAAGGTTGAGAAGATTGTAGAGGACAAGCAGCAGAGCCACCAAGATCGGCACCGGCAAAAGTTCCCAAACTCAACGATACACGCCGACATTTTGCTGCAACGGGATGGTGCCATCGGGCCTTATACCACCGCGCTACAACGTCACCGAAGAGCATCAAGTTACACCGAGGAAAGGGGTGCATAG